The Desmonostoc muscorum LEGE 12446 genome includes a region encoding these proteins:
- a CDS encoding ISLre2 family transposase, with translation MKKNISANLNFADSLSDFQKDVTNLLDLKNIEEWSGKIVKEREEKIRQAALVLAGQCIAILLHKLSQSESAHQTAINQTKGWWHTDTQRHGYTKREILTVGNVVVNLKLPYVVQKREKKAKNKSTNVGFCPLLKWLGMSEGLTPLVWSDITKYGAIASSFEAAHTILGDWGINISLKRIERLTYKFGQISIDLRQTKISNLQQGKLPGGNILKDQRVVIAVDGGRSRIRINKKGRKNLKTNKHGFTGEWVEPKLLTIYVVDEQGKKVKNGEINIVNDGTYEDYKGFLPILEMHLISLGISQAKQVLLVADGAEWIWKHIPPLLKKLKSPDATYQLFDFYHVTERLQKFADVAFSDDKERNNWFKKARRTLKKSNAMTIIRQMDEFISEATGERCKTMVTQRNYLLRAYRERRLNYAKILDQKLPIGSGAIESLIRQVVNLRIKGNSKFWLKENAEIILHLRCQWMAGSWDNFCGSIFNSFIKPQAA, from the coding sequence ATGAAAAAAAATATATCTGCAAATTTAAATTTTGCCGATTCATTATCAGATTTTCAAAAGGATGTGACTAACCTTTTAGATTTGAAAAATATCGAGGAGTGGTCTGGAAAAATAGTTAAAGAAAGAGAAGAAAAAATTAGACAGGCTGCCTTAGTTTTAGCGGGTCAATGTATCGCCATATTATTGCATAAGCTTTCTCAATCAGAGTCGGCTCATCAAACAGCAATTAATCAAACCAAAGGATGGTGGCATACCGACACACAAAGACACGGTTATACGAAGAGGGAAATATTAACAGTAGGTAATGTTGTAGTAAATCTTAAATTACCATACGTTGTTCAAAAAAGAGAAAAGAAAGCGAAGAATAAATCTACTAATGTTGGATTCTGCCCCTTGCTAAAATGGTTAGGAATGTCAGAAGGCTTGACCCCATTAGTTTGGTCAGATATTACAAAATATGGTGCCATAGCTAGTTCTTTTGAAGCCGCACATACAATCCTGGGTGATTGGGGAATTAATATTAGTCTTAAACGAATTGAACGATTGACATATAAATTTGGTCAAATCAGCATTGATTTACGTCAAACTAAAATATCTAACTTGCAACAAGGTAAATTACCTGGTGGGAATATACTTAAAGACCAGAGAGTTGTGATTGCTGTAGATGGTGGCAGGAGTAGAATTAGGATTAATAAAAAAGGTAGAAAAAATCTCAAAACAAACAAGCACGGCTTTACAGGGGAATGGGTTGAGCCAAAATTATTAACAATTTATGTGGTTGATGAACAGGGTAAAAAAGTTAAAAATGGCGAAATAAACATTGTAAATGATGGCACTTATGAAGACTATAAAGGCTTTTTGCCAATTTTAGAAATGCATCTGATTAGTTTGGGAATTAGTCAAGCAAAACAAGTTTTATTAGTTGCTGACGGTGCTGAATGGATTTGGAAGCATATTCCCCCTCTTTTAAAGAAATTGAAATCTCCCGATGCGACTTATCAATTATTTGATTTTTACCATGTTACTGAACGGCTACAGAAATTTGCTGATGTAGCGTTTAGTGATGATAAGGAGCGGAATAATTGGTTTAAAAAAGCACGGAGAACTTTAAAAAAAAGTAATGCCATGACCATAATTAGGCAGATGGATGAATTTATATCTGAAGCTACGGGAGAGCGTTGTAAAACTATGGTCACACAGAGAAATTACCTTTTACGTGCCTATCGTGAAAGGCGTTTAAATTACGCTAAGATACTAGACCAAAAACTACCAATAGGTAGTGGAGCAATTGAGAGTTTAATTCGTCAAGTTGTCAACTTAAGAATCAAGGGTAACAGTAAATTTTGGTTGAAAGAAAATGCAGAAATTATCTTACATCTGCGTTGTCAATGGATGGCTGGAAGTTGGGATAATTTTTGTGGTTCTATCTTTAATTCTTTTATCAAACCCCAAGCTGCTTGA